The Syntrophus gentianae DNA segment TAATTTTCAGCCAAACTTGCAATCGCAGTTTTCTCTATCCTTTTAAAACTGCGGGCGCCTTCAAGGAAACATCCACAATCGGAACGTGCTTACGCACCACCTCTTCGGTGTTTACCACATTCAATTTCCGGAAAAGAAAGGAGAACTGGTTTTCCAACTCCGCACTGATCTGCTGGAGTGTTTCCGGCGGAAGCTGCCAGAGTTCCTGTTTGAAAGGTCCGAAGCCTTTTTTCCGGGTTTTATAGAGGAACTGTTCTTCCGTGTCTTTTTCCTTCTTTTCTCCCTGCATTTCCCGCTGCAGATACTCGTAAATACGCCCTCGCAGATCTGCCGGAAAGTGTGCACTGTCGTAAATGATGTTCTGGAACCCGGTAGCCAGATGAATTTCCGCCGTTCGGATCGCCGGGAACCGGTCGAAAGCTTCGTTGGGCAGGGTGGAAGCGCCATGCTGAACGGCTCCGGAAAGTCCGTAACGGCTCCGGGCGACTTCAGAGAGTTTTTCCAGGGTTTCGAAATCCAGTTTCACCTGGGCCACACTGCCATCGGCCAGGGGAACGCCACCATGGGTCGTCCCTGTCTGAACGCTGATTTTACTGATTCCCTTAAGGTTCGGTCCATATTTTTTCAGAGATTCCAGATAACCATCCATGAAGGCCTGAAGTTCCTCGACCGTGCTGTTTTTTCCGCCTACCTCGCCGATCTCGCCGCCTACGGAAACCGTAATTCCGGCCGGCTCCAGATCACGGATGACGGCGGTCAGTTCCGCAGCGAGGTCAAAATTTGTCTTCTGCTGTTCGTTAATCGAGGGTTTTGAAAGATCAACGAGCGTCGAGGTGTCCACATCGATGTTGTAGAAGCCTGCCTCGAGAGCTTCCCAGATGAGATCCTTGACGCCCTTCACTTCCTTTTCAG contains these protein-coding regions:
- a CDS encoding class II fructose-bisphosphate aldolase, which produces MMIYENLSEMKKGYEGILAVTDDQVKVLNEEALRNSLIDSLIFTAVFSPLPEVKEAASWLIRRSGAALGIVLSSISSLYDAMGKKEVTGFTVPAINIRSLTYEVAQAIFRAALKDSVGAVIFEIARSEIDYTKQRPLEYTSAVTAAAIKTGFRGPLFLQGDHFQVNAKKFATDAEKEVKGVKDLIWEALEAGFYNIDVDTSTLVDLSKPSINEQQKTNFDLAAELTAVIRDLEPAGITVSVGGEIGEVGGKNSTVEELQAFMDGYLESLKKYGPNLKGISKISVQTGTTHGGVPLADGSVAQVKLDFETLEKLSEVARSRYGLSGAVQHGASTLPNEAFDRFPAIRTAEIHLATGFQNIIYDSAHFPADLRGRIYEYLQREMQGEKKEKDTEEQFLYKTRKKGFGPFKQELWQLPPETLQQISAELENQFSFLFRKLNVVNTEEVVRKHVPIVDVSLKAPAVLKG